The Streptomyces sp. M92 nucleotide sequence CCATCGCGGAGAACCGGCGCTCCGACTACGTGCGCACCGCCGTCGCCAAGGGCCTGCCGCGCCACCGGGTCATCACCCGGCACCTGCTGCGCAACTCCCTCATCCCCGTCGTCACCTTCATCGGCACCGACATCGGCGCCCTGATGGGCGGCGCCATCGTCACCGAGCGGATCTTCAACATCCACGGCGTCGGCTACCAGCTCTACCAGGGCATCCTGCGCCAGAACACCCAGACCGTCGTCGGCTTCGTCACCGTCCTGGTCCTCGTCTTCCTCGTCGCCAACCTCCTCGTCGACCTCCTGTACGCCGTACTCGACCCGAGGATCCGCTATGCCTGACCACCAGCAGCCCTACGAGCCCGAGCGCGCCGTCGCCGGCACCGGCATGGGCGGGCAGATGGACCTGGGCGCGAGCGAGGCGGTCACCCTGGAGCAGCCGCCGGGACCGGACGGGGCGGACCCGCGCGACAAGCCCCGCAGCCTCTGGTCCGACGCCTGGCACGACCTGCGCCGCAACCCCGTCTTCATCATCTCGGCCCTGGTGATCCTCTTCCTGATCGTCATCTCCATCTGGCCGTCCCTGATCGCCTCCGGCAGCCCCCTCAAGTGCGACCTGGCCAAGGCCCAGGAGGGCTCCCAGTCCGGCCACCCCTTCGGCTTCAACGGCCAGGGCTGCGACGTCTACACCCGCACCGTCTACGGCGCCCGCACGTCGGTGGCGGTCGGCGTCCTCGCCACGCTGGGGGTCGCCGTCCTCGGCAGTGTGCTGGGCGGACTCGCCGGGTTCTTCGGCGGCGCCGGCGACGCGATCCTCTCCCGGATCACCGACGTCTTCTTCGCGATCCCGGTGGTCCTCGGCGGCCTGGTCCTGCTCTCCGTCATCACCAGCAACACCGTCTGGCCGGTCATCGGCTTCATCGTGCTGCTCGGCTGGCCGCAGATCTCCCGCATCGCCCGCGGCTCCGTCATCACCGCCAAGCAGAACGACTACGTCCAGGCGGCCCGCGCGCTCGGCGCCTCCAACTCCCGCCTCCTGCTGCGCCACATCGCGCCCAACGCGATCGCCCCGGTCATCGTCGTCGCCACCATCGCGCTCGGCACCTACATCTCCCTGGAGGCGACCCTGTCCTTCCTCGGCGTCGGCCTCAAACCGCCCAGCGTCTCCTGGGGCATCGACATCTCCGCCGCCGCCCCCTACGTACGCAACGCCCCGCACGCCCTGCTCTGGCCCTCCGGGGCCCTCGCCGTCACCGTCCTCGCGTTCATCATGCTCGGCGACGCGGTGCGCGACGCCCTCGACCCGAAGCTGAGGTGAGCCGCCGCATGCTGCTCGAAGTGCGCGACCTGCACGTGGAGTTCCACACCCGGGACGGCGTCGCCAAGGCCGTCAACGGCGTCAGCTACGGGGTCGACGCGGGGGAGACCCTGGCGGTCCTCGGCGAGTCGGGCTCCGGCAAGTCCGTCACCGCCCAGACGGTCATGGGCATCCTCGACACGCCGCCCGGCCGGATCACCGCCGGCGAGGTCCTCTTCGAGGGCCGGGACCTGCTGCAGCTGAAGGAGGAGGAGCGCCGGAAGGTCCGCGGCGCCGAGATGGCGATGATCTTCCAGGACGCGCTGTCCTCGCTCAACCCCGTCCTCACCGTCGGCGACCAGCTCGGCGAGATGTTCACCGTCCACCGGGGCATGTCGCGCAAGGACGCCCGCGCCAAGGCCGTCGAGCTGATGGACCGCGTCCGCATCCCGGCCGCGAAGGAGCGGGTGCGGCAGTACCCGCACCAGTTCTCCGGCGGCATGCGCCAGCGCATCATGATCGCCATGGCGATGGCCCTGGAGCCGAAGCTCATCATCGCCGACGAGCCCACCACCGCCCTCGACGTTACCGTCCAGGCCCAGGTCATGGACCTGCTCGCGGAGCTCCAGCGCGAGCTGCACATGGGCCTGATCCTCATCACCCACGATCTCGGCGTCGTCGCCGACGTCGCCGACAAGATCGCGGTGATGTACGCGGGCCGGATCGTCGAGACCGCCCCCGTCCACGACATCTACAAGGCGCCCGCCCACCCCTACACCCGCGGCCTGCTGGAGTCGATCCCGCGCCTGGACCAGAAGGGCCAGGAGCTGTACGCCATCAAGGGCCTGCCGCCCAACCTCACCCGCATCCCGCCCGGCTGCGCCTTCCACCCTCGCTGCCCGATGGCCCAGGACGTCTGCCGCACCGACGTACCGCCCCTGTACGACGTGACCGAGTCCGACGCCGAGCGGGGCAGCGCCTGCCACTTCTGGAGGGAGTGCCTGCATGGCTGAGACCACCGAGCCGATCCTCGAAGTCCGCGGCCTGGTCAAGCACTATCCGCTGACCTCCGGCATCCTCTTCAAGAAGCAGGTCGGCGCGGTGAAGGCCGTCGACGGCGTCGACTTCACGCTGGCCCGCGGGGAGACCCTGGGCATCGTCGGCGAGTCCGGCTGCGGCAAGTCCACGGTCGCCAAGATGCTGGTCAACCTGGAGAGGCCGACGGCCGGCGAGATCCGCTACAAGGGCGAGGACATCACCCGGCTGTCGGGCAAGGCCCTGAAGGCCGTACGCCGCAACATCCAGATGGTCTTCCAGGACCCCTACACCTCCCTCAACCCGCGCATGACGGTCGGCGACATCATCGGGGAGGCCTACGACATCCACCCCGAGGTGGCCCCCAAGGGCGACCGGCGCGGGCGCGTGCAGCACCTGCTGGACGTGGTCGGCCTCAACCCGGAGTACATCAACCGCTACCCCCACCAGTTCTCCGGCGGCCAGCGCCAGCGCA carries:
- a CDS encoding ABC transporter permease, with the protein product MPDHQQPYEPERAVAGTGMGGQMDLGASEAVTLEQPPGPDGADPRDKPRSLWSDAWHDLRRNPVFIISALVILFLIVISIWPSLIASGSPLKCDLAKAQEGSQSGHPFGFNGQGCDVYTRTVYGARTSVAVGVLATLGVAVLGSVLGGLAGFFGGAGDAILSRITDVFFAIPVVLGGLVLLSVITSNTVWPVIGFIVLLGWPQISRIARGSVITAKQNDYVQAARALGASNSRLLLRHIAPNAIAPVIVVATIALGTYISLEATLSFLGVGLKPPSVSWGIDISAAAPYVRNAPHALLWPSGALAVTVLAFIMLGDAVRDALDPKLR
- a CDS encoding ABC transporter ATP-binding protein, yielding MLLEVRDLHVEFHTRDGVAKAVNGVSYGVDAGETLAVLGESGSGKSVTAQTVMGILDTPPGRITAGEVLFEGRDLLQLKEEERRKVRGAEMAMIFQDALSSLNPVLTVGDQLGEMFTVHRGMSRKDARAKAVELMDRVRIPAAKERVRQYPHQFSGGMRQRIMIAMAMALEPKLIIADEPTTALDVTVQAQVMDLLAELQRELHMGLILITHDLGVVADVADKIAVMYAGRIVETAPVHDIYKAPAHPYTRGLLESIPRLDQKGQELYAIKGLPPNLTRIPPGCAFHPRCPMAQDVCRTDVPPLYDVTESDAERGSACHFWRECLHG